In Desulfobacter hydrogenophilus, the genomic stretch TCAAGCTATGGGCTTCGATCCTTGGTTCTCGTAGTCGTATAAAAATGATTCGCGCAGCGGCACACTTTACATCAGCGACTTTCAGTCGAAACGGGCTTTAGCCCGCCATTCTATAGACTTCCAGTCCATAGTGGTTGAAATTCTACACATGATATAGATGCGATCGAAAGAGTCGACCTCCGAAAAAAGGAGCCCGGGGTGATATTGATCATGCCAAAGCTGTCAAGAAGCAAAAACAGATTGATCCCGGGTTTCGCTTTATTCGCAACGGAATATCGTATCATTTAAAAATAATGGATTTTTTTATGTTAATGGTGTACTTAAAAAGTTCATAATTTAATTCGATATTTTAATGTGTTGTCCGTTCTTTTGATTTTAAGAGCATCGTTTCAATCTTTTGCTTTCGGCAACGAATCTAAAACAAGGGGGTCAACTCGTATGCCAAAATTGTTCATTTCAATGGTTGCAATATCTCTGTTTTGTTCTGTGCTGAATGATGTCCATTCTATGGAAAGAACTGATTCATCCCAAGTCGTTGCCATTGTTTTAGAGGACTGGCCTTTACAATACTCAATAGACAAAGAAACAGGCCAGCCAGAGGGATTTGCAATAGACATCCTGGACAAGGTCGCTGAATTGAGCGACATGGATATCCATTACATCAATGTTCAAACCTGGGCCGAAGCAAATAGACAGGCTGAAAAATTTGAAACCATCATTTTCCCCAATTGCGGTATATCTGATGAACGGTTAAAAAAATATGATTTTACAACACCGTATGAAACCGCTTCACTGGGTGTTTTTTTTCGTAAAACAACCCCTTGTGTCAATTCTATGGCCGGACTTTCAGGTAAAAAAATAGGGGCAGTTGAAACAAATATAGGTGTTGATTTCATTAAAAAAAAGATCAATGCTGATGTAACGCTTCAGGTGTATCCATCGTTGGAAGAAATGATTATGGCACTGCTGTCAGGTACGGTGGATGCTATTGTCTATCCGTCGGAGCATGTGTTGAATGTTGTCAGAAGATCAGGACTTGAAGGTAAAATTAAAAATTGTTTCGGCCCGATCATGGAAGTCAAGCGGGCAATAGCCATAACAAAGGGAAATCCAGTTTTGCTTGAAAAACTCGAGACGGGTTTACAGCAGTTAATGACGTCAGATGAGTTTAAAATAATTTACGAAAAATGGTTTGCAACCCCCGGCTCTTTTTGGACCGCCAAACGCTTTTTGACATTCGCAGGAATTTTCGCAGGCTTCGTTGTTTTGACGGGTTTATGGTGGCGACATAGGATGATCGTAAAATCAGATCAAGTCAAAACAGAAATCATTGCCCGGTTAAAGCAGGTTGAAAAGGCAAGAGCCCGATCTGAGGCCCTTCATCAAAATTTGATCGATACAATTCCCGATTTAATCTGGCTGAAAGATTTAAATGGTGTGTATTTGAGTTGCAATCAAATGTTTGAACAGTTTTTTGGCGCCAAAGAATCTGAAATTATCGGCAGGAAAGATTATGATTTTATAGATAAAGATTTGGCTGATTTTTTCCGCCACTATGATAACAAGGCCTTAAAACTTGAAAAACCCAGCAGGAACGAGGAAATACTGACATTTGCTTCAAACGGCGACACCGGTATCTTTGAGACGATCAGAGCCCCTATGTATGACAACGACGGTGACCTTATAGGTGTCTTTGGGATTGCCCGGGACATCTCCAAACGAAAAAAGGTGGAATATGGGCTGGAAAAAAATAAAAAAAGGCTGATGAGTGCTCAGCGGATCGGCCGTCTGGGCAATTGGGAATATGATATTTCAACAAATCGGATTTGGGCGTCAGAACAGGCAAAACGGATTTATGGATTTGACCCGGCATGTGATAATTTTACACTTGATGAAATCGAGGCCTGCATTATCGAATGGGAACGGGTTCATAAAGCACTTACTGACCTGATACAATATGATAAGCCGTATGATATCGAATTTGAAATCAATCCTGCTAACGGTGATCTGCCTGTCAGGACCATCAAGTCTACTGCAGAACTTCTCAGGGATGATAATGGTCAACCAAGAAAAGTTGTCGGCGTTATTCAGGACATTTCAAAATGGAAAAAGGCAGAAACTGAAAAAAATAAGCTAACCAACCAACTGCGGCAGGCTCAGAAAATGGAAGCGATCGGAACTTTAGCCGGCGGCATTGCCCATGATTTTAATAATATCCTTGCAGCCATTATCGGTTTTTGTGAATTGGCGTTTTATGATGTTGAGGACGGCAGCAATATCCAAAATGACCTCAAAGAAATTTATGCGGCAGGGCATCGGGCAAAAGACCTGGTTAAGCAAATTCTTGCTTTTTCCAGGCAGTCAGGGGGAGAAATTGTCCCTGTCCAAGTGAAATCTATCATGAAGGAAATTGTATCTCTTTTAAAAGCATCAATCCCTTCTTCAATTGAAATTAAACCATTCATCGAGAGTAAATCCTTCATCAAGGGAAATCCGACTCAAATCCACCAGGTGATATTGAACCTGTGCACCAATGCCGCCTACGCCATGGAGAAAAACGGCGGGGTCTTGATGCTGTCACTTAAAGATGTTGAGATCAAAGCGCCCTTGAATGTGAACCCTCTGTATGAAATACCGCCTGGGAAATATTTGGAAATTGTAGTTTCCGATACCGGGGAGGGTATTATGCCCGATGCTATGGATTCAATTTTTGAACCGTATTTTACCACCAAACCCCATGACGAAGGAACCGGACTGGGCCTGGCATTGGTTCACGGCATTGTATACAGCTGCGGTGGGGCGGTAACCGTCTCAAGCGAGGTTGGCAAAGGCAGTATTTTCAGGGTGTTGTTTCCCATAATTGAGATCAAAAAACCCCAATTAACCGACGGTATCGAAGAACTGCCCACTGGTACCGAGCGTATTTTATTTGTCGATGATGAAATATCGATTACCCGAATGGTAGAACGTGCGCTCAAGCAATTGGGGTACTCGATTATGGTTCAAACAAGCAGCCTGACGGCATTGGAAATATTCCAGGCCGGTCCGGATGCGTTTGACATGGTCATTACAGACACGACCATGCCCAAAATGTCCGGGGAAAAG encodes the following:
- a CDS encoding PAS domain S-box protein: MERTDSSQVVAIVLEDWPLQYSIDKETGQPEGFAIDILDKVAELSDMDIHYINVQTWAEANRQAEKFETIIFPNCGISDERLKKYDFTTPYETASLGVFFRKTTPCVNSMAGLSGKKIGAVETNIGVDFIKKKINADVTLQVYPSLEEMIMALLSGTVDAIVYPSEHVLNVVRRSGLEGKIKNCFGPIMEVKRAIAITKGNPVLLEKLETGLQQLMTSDEFKIIYEKWFATPGSFWTAKRFLTFAGIFAGFVVLTGLWWRHRMIVKSDQVKTEIIARLKQVEKARARSEALHQNLIDTIPDLIWLKDLNGVYLSCNQMFEQFFGAKESEIIGRKDYDFIDKDLADFFRHYDNKALKLEKPSRNEEILTFASNGDTGIFETIRAPMYDNDGDLIGVFGIARDISKRKKVEYGLEKNKKRLMSAQRIGRLGNWEYDISTNRIWASEQAKRIYGFDPACDNFTLDEIEACIIEWERVHKALTDLIQYDKPYDIEFEINPANGDLPVRTIKSTAELLRDDNGQPRKVVGVIQDISKWKKAETEKNKLTNQLRQAQKMEAIGTLAGGIAHDFNNILAAIIGFCELAFYDVEDGSNIQNDLKEIYAAGHRAKDLVKQILAFSRQSGGEIVPVQVKSIMKEIVSLLKASIPSSIEIKPFIESKSFIKGNPTQIHQVILNLCTNAAYAMEKNGGVLMLSLKDVEIKAPLNVNPLYEIPPGKYLEIVVSDTGEGIMPDAMDSIFEPYFTTKPHDEGTGLGLALVHGIVYSCGGAVTVSSEVGKGSIFRVLFPIIEIKKPQLTDGIEELPTGTERILFVDDEISITRMVERALKQLGYSIMVQTSSLTALEIFQAGPDAFDMVITDTTMPKMSGEKLAMMLLKIRPELPIIICTGFSKNISKQKALNEGIRAFLDKPVNTTDLAKTIRKVFDEAKTNS